Proteins encoded by one window of Tunturibacter psychrotolerans:
- the recN gene encoding DNA repair protein RecN: MLLELRAENYAVIDRAVATFGTGLNLLTGETGAGKSILIDALALLLGGKASTDFVRHGEEKAVVGCVFELTPGAAAILEANGIDSESDHLLLRREILANGKGRVFVNNQPATVGVLRQLAPELALVHSQGETMGSFDQTQQRTLLDRFGGVNVDGVAEAFAAWRATTDKLAELQSAEQDRLRMADLWRFQSKEIDAAGLSAEDEDAQLEAEKRVLGNAEKLYTAAMSAHELLYESESSAESALGAALKHVEELARYDARFQEPAQQLAAAKAIVEDVDAEVRDFADNVHAAPGRLEEIEDRLAALDRLKRKYGQTLKEVIDFGAEAARQLAEVENRDALLVELKAQQERDADAYKNVAAKLTGGRAEAAKRLEKLAEAQINDLAMSTRFHVRVTAEKASESWTAHGWDQVECLIATNAGEPMKPLHEIASGGEMSRVMLALKVTVEEAGSGGRKKKTVLPRTLVFDEIDIGIGGRAAEAVGRKLKTLSKGQQVLCITHLPQIAAFGDQHFLIEKTERKGRTQTEVRRMEDSERTQEIARMLSGAKLTETSLKHAEHLLESSR, from the coding sequence ATGCTGCTGGAGTTGCGCGCGGAAAACTATGCTGTGATCGACCGTGCGGTCGCTACGTTCGGGACCGGCCTTAATTTGCTGACCGGCGAGACTGGCGCAGGGAAGTCGATTTTGATCGATGCTCTGGCGCTGCTGCTTGGTGGGAAGGCGTCGACGGACTTCGTTCGTCACGGAGAAGAGAAGGCGGTGGTTGGGTGCGTCTTCGAGCTAACGCCGGGTGCGGCAGCGATTCTTGAGGCGAATGGGATCGATTCCGAGTCGGATCATCTTTTGCTGCGGCGAGAGATATTGGCCAACGGCAAAGGGCGGGTGTTTGTTAACAATCAGCCGGCAACGGTAGGGGTTTTGCGGCAGCTCGCGCCTGAGCTTGCGCTGGTTCACTCGCAAGGGGAGACGATGGGGTCGTTCGACCAGACACAGCAGCGGACTCTGCTGGATCGCTTTGGCGGAGTGAATGTCGACGGTGTGGCGGAGGCTTTTGCTGCCTGGCGAGCGACTACTGACAAGTTAGCCGAATTGCAGTCGGCCGAACAGGATCGTCTCAGGATGGCGGATCTTTGGCGATTTCAGAGTAAGGAGATCGACGCCGCCGGGTTGAGTGCGGAGGATGAAGATGCTCAGCTTGAGGCTGAGAAACGGGTGTTGGGGAATGCGGAGAAGCTGTACACAGCTGCGATGAGCGCGCATGAGCTGTTGTATGAGTCGGAGAGCTCCGCGGAGAGTGCGCTGGGCGCGGCGTTGAAGCATGTAGAGGAGTTGGCGCGGTATGACGCGCGGTTTCAGGAGCCTGCGCAACAATTGGCCGCGGCAAAGGCGATTGTTGAAGATGTCGATGCTGAGGTGAGGGACTTTGCTGATAATGTTCACGCTGCGCCGGGACGATTAGAAGAGATCGAAGATCGGCTGGCGGCGCTAGATCGGCTGAAGCGGAAGTACGGGCAGACGTTGAAGGAGGTCATCGACTTTGGGGCGGAGGCGGCGCGACAGTTGGCCGAGGTTGAGAATCGTGATGCTCTGCTGGTTGAACTAAAGGCGCAGCAGGAGCGGGATGCGGATGCCTACAAAAATGTAGCGGCGAAGTTGACGGGGGGTCGTGCGGAGGCGGCGAAGCGGCTTGAAAAATTGGCCGAGGCGCAGATTAACGACCTTGCTATGAGCACGCGGTTTCATGTTCGTGTGACGGCGGAGAAGGCTTCAGAGAGTTGGACAGCACATGGGTGGGATCAGGTGGAGTGTTTGATTGCGACCAATGCCGGAGAGCCGATGAAGCCTCTGCATGAGATCGCTTCGGGTGGCGAGATGTCGCGCGTGATGCTGGCGCTGAAGGTAACCGTAGAAGAAGCGGGGTCTGGTGGGCGCAAGAAGAAGACGGTGCTTCCGCGGACGCTGGTCTTTGATGAGATCGATATCGGCATCGGGGGACGAGCTGCGGAGGCAGTTGGGAGAAAGCTGAAGACGTTGTCCAAAGGTCAGCAGGTGCTGTGCATTACGCATCTACCTCAGATTGCGGCGTTTGGAGATCAGCACTTCCTGATTGAAAAGACTGAAAGAAAGGGGCGTACGCAGACTGAGGTGCGTCGCATGGAAGATTCTGAGAGAACGCAGGAGATTGCGCGCATGTTGAGTGGGGCGAAGTTGACGGAGACGAGCCTTAAGCACGCGGAGCATCTGCTGGAGAGCAGTCGATAG